A DNA window from Arachis duranensis cultivar V14167 chromosome 3, aradu.V14167.gnm2.J7QH, whole genome shotgun sequence contains the following coding sequences:
- the LOC107479746 gene encoding protein ALP1-like, producing MDRCAFHALCNMLKRVGRLEPSRNMGVEEMVAMFLHIIAQGVKIRVIKRQFVRSEETISRRFNDVLLAILRCHNLLLKKPQPFSQDKMDERWKWFKDCLGALDGTHIKVNVLEADKPRYRNRKGDITTNVLGVVAPDMQFIYVLAGWEGSAADSRVLRDALFRNGFSVPQGHYYLCDAGYMNCEGFLAPYRGQKYHLSEFNPHNQPSTAQEFFNMKHSQARNVIERAFGVLKARWGILRGRSFYPIKTQGRIITACCLLHNHIRRVMVVDPIDEIENQNILGVDGETIHHIETSDAWGRWRDQLAQEMWNQWRRRHHAR from the exons ATGGATAGATGTGCTTTTCATGCATTGTGTAACATGCTTAAAAGGGTTGGAAGGTTAGAACCAAGTAGGAATATGGGTGTGGAAGAAATGGTTGCCATGTTTTTACATATTATAGCACAAGGCGTCAAAATTAGAGTAATAAAGAGACAATTTGTGAGATCTGAAGAAACAATTAGTAGGAGGTTTAATGATGTATTGCTTGCTATTTTGAGATGTCATAATCTCTTATTGAAGAAACCTCAACCATTTAGCCAGGATAAAATGGATGAACGATGGAAATGGTTTAAG GATTGCCTAGGAGCCTTAGATGGTACTCATATCAAAGTCAATGTCCTTGAGGCTGATAAGCCTAGATATCGAAACAGAAAAGGTGACATAACAACCAATGTGCTTGGAGTGGTTGCTCCCGATATGCAATTTATCTACGTACTGGCGGGTTGGGAGGGTTCAGCTGCGGATTCTAGGGTATTGCGAGATGCACTATTTCGCAATGGGTTTAGTGTTCCCCAAG GTCATTATTACTTATGTGATGCTGGATATATGAATTGTGAAGGATTTTTGGCACCTTATAGAGGACAAAAATATCATTTGAGTGAGTTTAATCCACATAATCAACCTAGTACAGCTCAAGAGTTTTTTAATATGAAACACTCACAAGCAAGGAATGTCATTGAAAGGGCATTTGGAGTATTGAAAGCAAGATGGGGAATTTTGAGGGGAAGATCATTTTATCCTATTAAGactcaaggaagaattataacTGCTTGTTGCCTTTTGCATAATCATATTAGAAGAGTGATGGTTGTGGATCCTATTGATGAGatagaaaatcaaaatatactTGGAGTAGATGGTGAGACGATCCACCATATTGAAACGAGTGATGCTTGGGGTAGATGGAGAGATCAACTTGCACAAGAAATGTGGAACCAATGGAGGAGAAGACATCACGCTcgataa